A stretch of Imperialibacter roseus DNA encodes these proteins:
- the tsaE gene encoding tRNA (adenosine(37)-N6)-threonylcarbamoyltransferase complex ATPase subunit type 1 TsaE, protein MTTELFCEDIAQLPEIASQIIGQAGEGKVWIFEGELGAGKTTLIKELCEQLEVVDNVSSPTFSIVNEYETTEGETIYHFDFYRIKSEAEAADIGVDEYFYSGNYCFIEWPSKIPSLLPEEYLKITLILVSENQRKILLERYG, encoded by the coding sequence TTGACTACAGAATTGTTTTGTGAGGATATTGCCCAGCTTCCGGAAATTGCCAGTCAAATAATTGGACAGGCGGGCGAAGGCAAGGTGTGGATTTTTGAAGGTGAGCTGGGTGCTGGCAAGACCACGCTGATTAAGGAGCTTTGCGAGCAACTGGAGGTGGTTGACAATGTGAGTAGCCCCACTTTTTCGATCGTGAATGAGTACGAAACCACTGAAGGGGAGACTATTTATCATTTTGATTTTTACCGGATCAAGTCTGAGGCGGAGGCAGCTGATATTGGTGTAGATGAGTATTTTTATTCGGGAAATTATTGTTTCATCGAGTGGCCTTCTAAAATTCCCTCGTTGCTGCCCGAAGAATACCTCAAAATTACCCTTATCTTAGTGTCAGAAAACCAACGGAAGATTTTGCTCGAGAGATATGGCTGA
- a CDS encoding alanine dehydrogenase codes for MADKYRKEVEELAKEQSLYPQESLLKVREGDKSLFIGIPRERSLQENRVALKPSSVAVLVAGGHEVWVETGAGKAAKFLDKDYSEAGAKIVYSAKEVYSADIMLKVEPPMSEEISYMKSGQTLFSAIQTGRQSAHFINALNEKKVTALAYELIEDKVGGLPLVRAMSEIAGSTVMLIAAEYLSNVNGGQGVVVGGITGVPPTQVVILGSGTVAEHAARAALGLGADIQIFDNHIYKLRRVKHALGQQVYTSTLDHTTLLTALKNADVVIGAMRVEKGRNKCVVTEEMVMEMKQDSIIIDVTIDQGGCIETAELTTHNDPVFRKHGVIHYCVPNIASRVARTASTALSNIFTPVLMQIAEVGSVGDMIFTHKWFMKGVYTFKGSLTNPHLARKFNLKYKDLNLLMAARF; via the coding sequence ATGGCTGACAAGTACCGAAAGGAAGTGGAGGAACTAGCGAAAGAACAATCCCTGTATCCGCAGGAATCACTTCTGAAGGTAAGAGAGGGGGATAAATCGCTTTTTATCGGCATTCCCCGTGAGCGGTCACTTCAGGAGAACAGGGTAGCGCTGAAGCCATCTTCAGTAGCCGTTTTAGTGGCGGGAGGTCACGAGGTTTGGGTAGAGACGGGCGCCGGAAAAGCGGCTAAATTCCTTGATAAAGACTATAGCGAGGCTGGAGCAAAGATTGTCTATTCTGCCAAAGAAGTCTATTCTGCCGATATCATGCTCAAAGTGGAGCCACCCATGTCGGAGGAGATTAGCTACATGAAAAGTGGCCAAACGCTGTTTTCTGCCATTCAGACAGGGCGTCAATCGGCTCACTTCATCAATGCACTCAACGAAAAGAAAGTAACTGCCCTGGCCTACGAGCTAATTGAAGACAAGGTAGGCGGACTGCCGTTGGTAAGAGCTATGAGTGAAATTGCAGGCAGCACAGTCATGCTCATAGCAGCGGAATACCTCAGTAATGTGAATGGAGGGCAGGGAGTAGTTGTGGGGGGTATTACTGGCGTGCCACCAACGCAGGTAGTTATCCTTGGGTCGGGAACAGTAGCGGAGCATGCTGCGAGGGCCGCACTCGGTCTTGGAGCGGATATTCAAATTTTCGATAACCACATTTATAAATTACGGCGTGTAAAACATGCCCTTGGTCAGCAGGTGTATACGTCTACCCTCGATCATACCACTTTGCTGACGGCTCTGAAAAATGCCGATGTGGTCATTGGCGCTATGAGGGTGGAAAAGGGGAGAAACAAATGTGTAGTGACAGAGGAAATGGTGATGGAAATGAAACAAGATTCTATCATCATTGACGTCACCATTGATCAGGGGGGCTGCATTGAAACAGCCGAATTAACAACTCACAACGATCCGGTTTTTAGAAAACATGGTGTTATTCACTACTGTGTACCCAATATCGCTTCCAGAGTGGCCAGAACCGCCTCAACAGCGCTTAGCAACATATTCACTCCGGTGCTGATGCAAATAGCAGAAGTGGGGAGCGTTGGCGATATGATATTTACTCACAAGTGGTTCATGAAAGGCGTATATACTTTCAAAGGAAGCCTTACCAACCCTCATCTCGCCCGCAAGTTCAATCTTAAGTACAAAGATTTGAATTTGTTAATGGCGGCGAGGTTCTGA
- a CDS encoding DUF4287 domain-containing protein — protein sequence MDQAAQTMIDNLEKNSGKSLDEWIALVKSSDLSKHGEIIKLLKEMHGLTHGYANLVAHKAKGSDAGSAANLADLITEQYKGKEALKPIYDQLMVEIKKFGVDVEVAPKKAYVSLRRKKQFAMLTPATKTRFEIGVNLKGDESSGVLEKITSANSMCSHKIKLESAGEISAETIGWLKEAYEQAG from the coding sequence ATGGATCAGGCAGCACAAACTATGATCGACAACCTGGAGAAAAACTCCGGAAAGTCGCTGGATGAATGGATAGCACTAGTAAAAAGCAGCGACCTTTCGAAACATGGTGAAATAATCAAGCTTTTGAAGGAAATGCACGGCCTCACACACGGGTACGCCAATTTGGTGGCTCACAAGGCGAAGGGATCCGATGCGGGCTCAGCAGCCAACCTCGCCGACCTGATTACAGAACAATATAAAGGCAAAGAGGCTTTAAAGCCCATTTACGATCAGCTGATGGTGGAAATAAAGAAATTTGGCGTCGACGTGGAAGTAGCGCCGAAAAAGGCCTACGTGAGCCTGCGACGCAAAAAGCAGTTTGCTATGCTCACACCCGCTACTAAAACCCGCTTCGAAATTGGGGTCAACTTGAAAGGAGACGAATCAAGTGGCGTTTTGGAAAAAATCACCTCGGCTAATTCCATGTGTTCGCACAAAATCAAACTTGAGTCTGCCGGAGAAATCTCCGCTGAAACTATAGGATGGTTGAAAGAAGCCTACGAGCAGGCAGGGTGA